In the genome of Aspergillus flavus chromosome 8, complete sequence, one region contains:
- a CDS encoding repressor protein, protein MSQSLGRECHRNLNPDASLVLVGIRGCGKRSLGFVAATALKRRFITEDHYFKQVTGLTRHEYLKRFGGQEFQKRDIEVLKMMLDKHRSRCIIECGLGSLTRPVQEYLRLYSVTNPVVYVVRDMVRIQTLLGLEDQAAKLLCEGDPLHRMCSNFEFYNIEDRSSMTPQLDEVTPDRRSAGYSFKLKEAKEDFTRFVRFITGADVDHSSYDSPFVLLETPPENRSFTHAIFVRSSAMLQEDVDLCELQSGGDAIELCVDRWDTEMASTVSKQVSLLRRSARTPIIFSIDASTSGIGSGTLTPTQLRSLYFEIVEHGLRLAVEYLAIDLDQDKSLLVEANRNRGMTKIIGQHIFKPSSSVTWDDESCLSVYLEAEKLGCQLVRILRVAAEREDNAAVAKFTNKIHSLPGEHPPIIAYNVGSLGRTSQVFNSTLTSVTHPAIKRPTGNRTDPQITSRDAVQALFQSYVLDPLQFYILGASVAYSLSPAMYNAAFHHCGMSHTYSIPESPSLTALDKLGRDPHFGGASVVQPWRVEIFQKLSSKSRHAEAIGAINTIMPLRARADGTMFPLQEQASRRNQAGPVLGWYGENTDWVGIMTCMNRNLSPRNAISPLKTTGLVIGAGGMGRAAIYAMLRLGCRKIFIYNRTLSRAENVARHFNSWAAAQVGSTKVVHVLRSLQDEWPSETCHPCLIASCVPADPDQDEPPANFEMPMQWLESPTGGVVLEFAYKPLETPLIRQMRRFRSETGRPWVLVDGLDNVIEQAIAQFELLTGRKAPRRLMTLEALRNYVGEHGQFDEETLQTRLDGVQ, encoded by the exons ATGTCTCAATCTCTAGGCCGCGAGTGTCACCGTAACCTCAATCCCGATGCTTCCTTAGTACTAGTTGGGATCCGAGGTTGTGGAAAGCGCTCCTTGGGCTTTGTTGCTGCAACGGCGTTGAAAAGACGCTTCATCACCGAGGATCACTATTTCAAGCAGGTTACTGGGCTCACGCGACATGAGTACCTTAAGCGCTTTGGGGGCCAGGAGTTCCAGAAGCGTGATATTGAGGTTCTTAAGATGATGCTCGACAAACATCGATCGCGTTGCATAATCGAATGCGGTCTGGGGAGCCTTACTCGTCCCGTGCAGGAATACCTTCGTCTGTATTCAGTGACCAATCCTGTGGTGTATGTGGTTCGTGATATGGTCCGCATTCAAACTCTTTTAGGGTTGGAAGATCAGGCTGCCAAATTGCTCTGTGAAGGAGACCCCCTGCATCGGATGTGCTCGAATTTTGAATTCTATAATATCGAGGACCGTTCCAGCATGACACCTCAACTCGACGAAGTAACACCCGACCGTCGATCAGCTGGGTATTCGTTCAAGctcaaagaagccaaagaggaCTTTACTCGATTTGTGCGTTTTATTACTGGTGCAGATGTCGACCATTCGAGTTATGACTCCCCCTTCGTACTGCTGGAAACCCCTCCTGAAAACCGTTCCTTCACACATGCTATCTTCGTTCGATCCTCTGCAATGCTTCAGGAGGACGTCGACTTGTGCGAGCTCCAGTCAGGAGGAGATGCCATCGAGCTTTGTGTGGATCGTTGGGACACAGAGATGGCGAGTACTGTGAGCAAGCAGGTTTCTTTACTCCGCAGGAGTGCTCGCACACCGATTATCTTCTCAATCGACGCTTCAACGTCCGGAATTGGCAGTGGTACACTCACCCCAACACAGCTGCGCAGCCTCTATTTCGAGATTGTGGAACACGGCTTGCGACTAGCGGTAGAATACCTGGCTATAGACCTCGATCAAGACAAATCGTTGTTGGTCGAAGCCAATCGTAATAGGGGCATGACCAAGATCATTGGCCAGCATATATTCAAACCTTCGTCCAGTGTCACGTGGGATGACGAATCGTGCCTGTCTGTCTATCTTGAAGCCGAGAAGCTCGGTTGTCAACTGGTTCGCATTCTCAGAGTAGCAGCGGAGCGCGAAGATAATGCGGCTGTCGCCAAATTCACAAACAAAATCCACTCTCTACCGGGCGAACATCCGCCTATCATCGCCTACAACGTAGGCAGCCTTGGACGAACATCCCAGGTGTTCAATTCAACACTCACTTCAGTCACTCACCCGGCGATTAAGCGCCCCACAGGCAATAGAACAGACCCTCAGATTACTTCACGGGATGCGGTACAGGCGTTGTTTCAAAGTTATGTCTTGGACCCTCTGCAGTTTTATATACTGGGGGCTAGCGTGGCCTACAGTCTTTCACCAGCTATGTACAATGCTGCCTTCCATCACTGTGGCATGAGCCACACCTACAGTATTCCCGAATCTCCCTCTCTCACGGCTTTAGACAAGCTAGGCCGAGACCCGCATTTCGGAGGTGCTAGTGTTGTCCAACCATGGAGGGTGGAGATCTTCCAGAAGCTCTCTTCGAAAAGTCGACATGCAGAAGCAATCGGAGCGATTAACACGATTATGCCTTTGCGGGCGCGAGCCGATGGGACGATGTTCCCTCTGCAAGAGCAGGCTAGCCGTCGCAATCAGGCGGGACCCGTACTGGGCTGGTACGGTGAGAATACAGATTGGGTGGGAATCATGACCTGCATGAATCGCAATCTTTCCCCACGTAATGCTATTAGTCCGTTGAAGACGACGGGGTTGGTAATTGGGGCTGGCGGCATGGGCCGTGCTGCCATTTATGCCATGCTTCGTCTGGGATGCCGGAAGATCTTCATATACAACCGCACCTTATCCCGCGCCGAGAATGTAGCCCGTCACTTTAATTCATGGGCGGCAGCGCAGGTTGGCTCTACAAAAGTGGTGCATGTGCTGAGGTCATTGCAAGATGAGTGGCCGTCAGAAACTTGTCATCCATGTTTGATTGCGTCCTGTGTACCTGCCGACCCGGACCAAGATGAACCTCCAGCAAACTTCGAGATGCCGATGCAATGGCTTGAAAGCCCTACTGGTGGGGTGGTCTTAGAG TTTGCTTACAAGCCCCTGGAGACCCCGCTGATACGTCAGATGCGTCGTTTCCGCAGTGAAACTGGACGGCCATGGGTTCTGGTAGATGGACTCGACAACGTCATTGAGCAGGCCATCGCTCAATTTGAGCTGCTGACGGGACGGAAAGCGCCACGGCGACTGATGACACTGGAAGCACTTCGCAATTATGTCGGGGAGCACGGGCAGTTCGACGAGGAAACACTTCAGACGAGACTTGACGGGGTCCAGTAG
- a CDS encoding alphaN-acetylglucosamine transferase has translation MAIKKVPRLPYRRGSQSSEDDFFDIPDEPCLAIAKRQLRHIRTWVVFALLVLFLVWLRRERPQPQALPHINYDLVDWSRYAYSQYATSSAYLCNAVMVFEALQRLGSRAQRVLFFPEDWDVSVESERDRDSQLLAMARDKYNVMLIPITLETIKPGAGSGESWDKSISKLLAFGESEYDRIVHLDSDANVLQNMDELFFLPPTKVAMPRAYWGLPDTKQLSSLLIVIEPSYKEYNALMEAALPAMYGQKAVNTSSTQRYDMELLNERYADSATVLPHRQYGLVSGEFRAEDHRNFLGNNYEVWDPDKVLAEAKLVHFSDWPLPKPWVLWPQNLLAEMLPKCKHNPGTPQESGCRDREVWKSIYHDFRRRRKVCATSSRRHMALLTEQLGHLQTSELSGPCLASNGAF, from the exons ATGGCAATTAAGAAGGTGCCGAGGCTCCCTTACCGCAGAGGCTCTCAATCCTCCGAAGATGACTTCTTCGATATCCCTGACGAACCATGCCTGGCAATCGCCAAACGGCAACTCCGACATATTCGGACATGGGTGGTTTTCGCCCTCCTCGTCCTTTTCTTGGTATGGCTCCGACGGGAGCGTCCCCAACCCCAGGCCCTGCCTCACATAAATTACGATTTGGTGGATTGGTCCCGTTATGCCTATAGCCAGTATGCGACCTCTAGCGCCTATCTGTGCAACGCCGTCATGGTGTTCGAAGCCCTGCAACGGCTAGGAAGTCGGGCACAACGAGTGTTATTCTTTCCTGAAGATTGGGATGTCAGCGTCGAAAGCGAGCGTGATAGGGATAGCCAGTTGTTGGCGATGGCAAGAGATAAATACAATGTGATGCTGATTCCCATCACCTTGGAGACTATCAAACCGGGGGCAG GATCTGGAGAATCATGGGATAAGAGTATCTCTAAATTACTAGCCTTCGGCGAGAGCGAGTACGATCGGATCGTCCACCTTGACTCCGACGCCAACGTTTTACAGAACATGGATGAGctatttttccttcctccgaCCAAGGTTGCGATGCCACGGGCGTATTGGGGGCTTCCGGATACCAAACAGCTGTCGTCTCTGCTGATTGTAATCGAACCGTCCTACAAGGAATACAATGCTCTGATGGAGGCGGCGCTTCCGGCTATGTACGGACAAAAAGCGGTCAATACATCATCGACACAAAGATACGATATGGAGTTATTGAACGAACGTTATGCCGATTCGGCCACCGTGCTTCCGCATCGCCAGTATGGCTTAGTGAGTGGCGAATTCCGCGCAGAGGATCATAGAAATTTCCTGGGCAATAACTATGAAGTTTGGGATCCGGATAAAGTGCTAGCAGAAGCCAAACTTGTTCATTTTTCAGACTGGCCTTTGCCTAAGCCGTGGGTTCTGTGGCCGCAGAATTTGCTGGCTGAGATGTTGCCCAAGTGTAAACACAACCCTGGCACACCACAAGAAAGTGGGTGCCGTGATCGAGAGGTGTGGAAAAGTATCTATCATGACTTCCGGCGGCGGCGAAAGGTTTGTGCTACATCTTCACGTCGGCACATGGCTTTATTAACGGAGCAATTAGGACATCTGCAAACTTCTGAGTTATCCGGCCCCTGCTTGGCCTCCAACGGAGCATTCTGA
- a CDS encoding uncharacterized protein (domain of unknown function-domain containing protein), whose product MIVTGRRRCGIATILSLALCHLAAGASDPMENLFTFSCLPLTTQRSDPIMSPGKPSSHTHVVVGGTAFQRLMTTETARNANDTTCEVAIDRSNYWIPQLYHQTRDGFETIEFENSAIYYFNRACDYSPNATSCDGTKYPLAPPPGLRVVAGDLFLRTYNETNFAQRAISHMCMKDDGTSSETKHLPQQSCQKLRSQVFFPSCWDGKALDSPDHQSHMAYPAVGDYNQGVCPETHPVAVYSIFVEFFFNTKPFPDYENWVYAMGDPTGYGLHGDFLNGWVDQNALQNAMATCTGVEGLNDPDCSITNNQARALTPIAHSLDVPPPLEQLGQHGPLSKLPGNNPITGSRELQ is encoded by the exons ATGATAGTAACGGGTCGCAGAAGATGTGGCATCGCAACGATCCTGTCGCTCGCATTATGCCATTTAGCTGCGGGTGCTTCTGATCCGATGGAAAATCTATTCACTTTCAGCTGTTTGCCATTAACAACCCAACGGTCTGACCCGATCATGTCTCCGGGAAAGCCCTCCTCTCACACACACGTGGTTGTAGGGGGCACAGCTTTTCAGAGGCTGATGACAACCGAGACCGCGAGAAACGCCAACGACACAACCTGTGAGGTTGCGATAGACCGGAGCAATTACTGGATTCCTCAGTTATATCATCAGACGCGGGATGGGTTTGAAACAATCGAATTTGAGAACAGC GctatatattatttcaaCAGAGCATGCGATTATTCGCCGAACGCAACATCTTGCGATGGAACAAAATATCCGCTGGCGCCGCCCCCCGGACTGCGCGTAGTTGCTGGGGATTTATTTCTCCG AACGTATAATGAGACGAATTTCGCACAGCGGGCCATCTCCCACATGTGCATGAAGGATGATGGAACTTCAAGCGAAACAAAGCATCTTCCCCAGCAATCATGTCAGAAATTGAGATCGCAAGTGTTCTTCCCCTCCTGCTGGGATGGGAAAGCCCTCGATAGTCCCGACCATCAGAGCCAC ATGGCCTATCCCGCGGTTGGGGATTATAATCAGGGTGTTTGCCCGGAGACCCATCCGGTGGCAGTGTATTCGATCTTCGTGGAATTCTTCTTTAACACGAAGCCCTTTCCGGACTATGAAAATTGGGTGTACGCTATGGGCGACCCCACAGGGTATGGTCTGCATGGAGACTTCCTCAACGGCTGGGTAGACCAGAATGCACTGCAGAACGCTATGGCGACATGTACAGGCGTGGAGGGGCTGAACGATCCGGATTGTTCGATCACAAACAACCAAGCAAGGGCACTCACTCCAATCGCACATTCTCTGGATGTACCTCCACCGTTGGAGCAATTGGGTCAGCATGGGCCTCTTTCCAAACTACCAGGTAATAATCCAATAACAGGATCACGCGAGCTGCAGTGA
- a CDS encoding C6 transcription factor, whose protein sequence is MDEGPDSRAPRRKRVSRACDRCRSKKDKCDGLRPACSACQASGQTCSYDPHAKKRGLPEGYVRGLEKLWALSICNIEGFEDTMLSLLGTTAESAGRRDRLMRLWGDDGSSETLHESWKTSRLYGALEKMLSNSDTLTLQGSGKRPREEQETSGNEWGFRIDRGPNPLPSDGPRVVEPSASSPRAKRTRLALPTASQSPSLTTTNGCPDLQLPPQASQLLDVYFAVTHSWFPIVAKHNILRASYLYATAPVSITQSVPGSGDHAALWALISYTTSQSRANPQNGSSKLLAKTKEYYAVAWRLIPSEVEHYELGHVQALLLLVLVNIGLEKWTAAWLLTGQAVRMAISMGIGTTTDVRRSDELRQGKAVFLGCFVIDSLISFRLSRRPYMQPRDLATVGLLEEDGLEEWNSWADVLPATGAGQAKNPPRRGPLLALSCFNRLVELASVLNKIAQDTAVRHNTHAFAQQLVLELKQWDDRLPLGCRLIGPESIYPERHSALLPHQTYLGLTYIATLLWLYLRIAPHELGLHRAQRPAIEGAKKLLYRVLPMISQHLDNFRICGLPPIFEVSLHTISKQAFTLRNNVESDAFPFERWAEALLQRTKELSPSWPVYSSLTANIEQWCRSKEFSAYSPAAFQRSRDNLPTVVPDGPTNSYASDITECYRGTNGEASMQHVRVKPPHMMNYDYPSSILGISIPVDGQYMTPKDTEMENADPSRDAPLQPQYQQMNQATALPDKSNPSNSLDALLQPAHHNPPTPDSSVSNTVMSGMNPITDHSISSTNMMDLNAGTSGSPERQISTSDLDSIFKDLAYLDTTEWATSREAGLKDFGFLDDSTFQAFCHDPDRLAGSQPLVHPPSIADIWPPPGFFPETFQESSEDPMES, encoded by the exons ATGGATGAGGGCCCCGATTCAAGAGCTCCTCGGCGCAAGAGGGTCTCCAGAGCCTGTGACAGGTGTCGCAGTAAAAAG GACAAATGCGACGGCCTGCGTCCCGCTTGCTCCGCGTGTCAGGCTTCAGGCCAGACATGCTCATACGATCCTCATGCAAAGAAGCGCGGACTTCCTGAAGGTTATGTCCGGGGTCTGGAAAAGCTCTGGGCTCTGTCGATATGTAACATTGAGGGCTTTGAAGACACAATGCTCTCACTGTTGGGCACCACAGCCGAGTCGGCAGGCCGGAGAGATAGGCTTATGCGTCTCTGGGGCGATGATGGCTCATCAGAAACACTCCACGAATCCTGGAAGACGAGCCGCCTCTATGGGGCTCTTGAAAAAATGCTGTCAAATTCCGATACGCTGACGTTACAAGGTTCCGGCAAGCGTCCGAGAGAGGAACAAGAGACTTCGGGGAATGAATGGGGGTTTCGCATAGATCGCGGCCCAAATCCTCTACCTTCAGACGGCCCTCGTGTTGTAGAGccctctgcttcttctcctcgcgcTAAAAGAACTCGATTAGCTCTTCCAACTGCTAGTCAATCTCCCTCTCTTACCACTACCAATGGATGTCCTGACTTACAACTACCACCTCAAGCCTCGCAATTGCTGGACGTGTATTTTGCTGTCACCCACTCCTGGTTCCCGATCGTAGCAAAACACAATATCCTCCGGGCATCCTACCTCTACGCAACAGCGCCGGTGTCCATTACGCAGTCGGTTCCAGGTTCCGGCGACCATGCTGCGCTGTGGGCCCTCATCAGTTATACAACTTCGCAATCACGGGCAAACCCACAGAATGGATCATCAAAGCTGCTTGCCAAAACAAAGGAGTATTATGCTGTTGCCTGGCGCTTGATTCCTTCAGAAGTGGAACACTATGAGCTAGGACATGTGCAGGCACTTCTCCTGCTGGTGTTGGTGAACATTGGACTCGAGAAATGGACTGCCGCTTGGCTGCTGACGGGTCAGGCAGTCCGCATGGCTATTTCCATGGGCATTGGCACAACTACAGACGTTCGACGATCTGATGAATTGAGGCAAGGCAAAGCAGTCTTTCTTGGGTGTTTTGTTATCGACTCGTTGATATCATTTCGTCTGTCCCGAAGACCTTATATGCAGCCACGGGACCTTGCCACTGTGGGCTTGTTAGAAGAAGACGGCTTGGAAGAATGGAACTCATGGGCGGATGTTCTACCGGCCACCGGAGCGGGGCAAGCGAAGAATCCGCCCCGGCGTGGTCCTCTTCTCGCCCTGAGTTGCTTCAACCGCCTAGTTGAGCTGGCTAGTGTATTGAACAAGATCGCTCAAGATACTGCAGTCCGACACAACACACACGCTTTTGCGCAGCAGCTAGTGCTGGAGCTCAAACAATGGGACGATCGCTTACCGCTAGGATGCCGGCTTATTGGCCCCGAAAGTATCTATCCAGAACGGCACTCGGCTTTGCTCCCGCATCAGACATACTTGGGTTTAACCTACATAGCCACACTGTTATGGCTTTATTTGCGCATTGCGCCCCATGAACTCGGGCTGCACCGTGCCCAACGGCCTGCTATCGAAGGCGCTAAGAAACTACTATATAGAGTTCTACCAATGATATCACAGCATCTTGATAACTTTCGTATCTGCGGCCTGCCGCCAATTTTCGAAGTTTCCTTGCACACAATTTCCAAACAGGCATTTACATTGCGCAATAATGTCGAATCCGACGCTTTCCCCTTCGAACGATGGGCTGAAGCGCTTCTTCAGCGGACGAAGGAGCTCTCCCCCTCTTGGCCTGTTTATAGTTCGTTGACTGCAAATATCGAACAATGGTGTCGCTCCAAGGAGTTTTCAGCGTATTCGCCAGCCGCTTTCCAAAGATCAAGAGACAATTTACCGACAGTGGTCCCCGATGGGCCTACCAATTCGTATGCGTCCGATATCACAGAATGTTACCGAGGTACAAATGGCGAGGCATCTATGCAACACGTCAGGGTGAAACCCCCACACATGATGAATTACGACTATCCCTCTTCCATTCTGGGCATCAGTATCCCAGTGGATGGGCAATATATGACGCCGAAGGATACGGAAATGGAGAATGCGGACCCCTCAAGGGATGCGCCGCTTCAACCACAGTACCAACAGATGAACCAAGCGACGGCGCTTCCAGACAAATCCAATCCTTCGAATAGCCTCGATGCGCTACTTCAACCTGCACATCATAATCCACCCACACCCGACTCATCGGTATCGAACACAGTAATGTCCGGTATGAACCCTATCACTGATCATTCTATATCTTCCACAAACATGATGGACCTTAACGCCGGAACTTCGGGTAGCCCCGAGCGCCAAATCTCAACTAGCGATCTAGATTCTATCTTCAAAGATCTCGCATATCTCGATACCACTGAATGGGCCACCAGTCGCGAAGCAGGCTTGAAAGATTTTGGCTTCCTCGATGACTCTACCTTTCAGGCCTTCTGTCATGATCCGGATCGTCTTGCGGGCTCTCAACCTCTAGTTCACCCGCCTTCGATCGCAGATATTTGGCCTCCGCCGGGGTTCTTCCCAGAAACGTTTCAAGAATCCTCGGAAGATCCGATGGAAAGTTAA